The genome window CTTCGACCTGACGCGGCTGGTGGACGTGGACGCGGGGTACCTGCCGCGCGAGGTCACCGACGAGGCCGCCCTCACCCGCGACGAGGTCGTCGTCTCGACCGCGATCCACGGGGCGTTCGGCCTTGGGACTTTCAACGCGGTCCTGGATCGGGTCCACTCGCCCTGGGCGCAGGCGATCTACGATCGGACCCAGGTCGGGCGCCCCTTCCTGGTGCGATCGCTCTCCTCCCACCGGGACGACTACTTCGTGGTGCCGGTCTTCTTCCGCGGGCGCTGGGCGGTGGCGTGCCACGTGGGCCTCGCCGCGCGCGGGACCTACTACAGCAACGGCTACACCGTCCCGGACATGCCGACCGAAGGGGCCGAGGCCGCGTCGGTCTACGGCAGGCAGCGCCTGGATCGCCTGATCGTCGAGCGCTTCGAGGCGCCCGTGGCGCCTCCCGAGCGGGTCTACGCCGAGACGAGCCCGCCCCAGCACGATGCGGTGCTCGGCTACCTCTGGAGGGTCGAGACCCCGCGCCGTCACGTGCTCGTCGACGTCTGCGGGCGCGTGGCGACCCTCAGTCCCGAGCAGAGCGCGCGCATCAGGGCCGGCGCGCGCCTGGATGCGCCGATCGCTTTTTAAGCCTGCTCAAAAACGGAGTTCATCTTCACGCAATAATCACGTGATAACCTTCCCTTGGCTGTCTTGCCGTCACGGGAGGTTATTTCATGTTCATCACCCTCAACGAAGTCGTCTACGAAGTCACCCCCAGCCCGGGGGGGCTTGTCTTTCGCCGGCTCAACAGCGATCGCGAGGTCTTCACGCCCTGGGCCCGCGTGCTGGACAACTCGTTCCCGGTCGAGCCGGGCGCGCACACCGACCAGATCCTCGAAGGCAACCTGAGCGTCCGCGAGTACCTGGCCGGTGAGGACGCAGCGGCCCGCAAGAAAATTTCCTGAACGATGGAATGATGGGGCCGGGTGTCAAGATTTTGTCGCGCGCGGGGAATATAGAACCAAGCGACCATCTTGACCGAGAGGGCCCCCTTCATGAGCAACAAGATCACCGAGCCGTCCTCCGGGGCCGCCGCCGCTTCCGCTGCCGCGGCCAGGCTGCGCGCCTCGTCTACCGGCGCGGGCAAGGACGCCGCTGCCGCCGCGAGCAAGCCGCCGTCGAGCACCGATCGCCTCAACCAGACGGTGAAGCGCAAGCAGCTCGACGTTCCTTTGCTCTACCAGTACACGGGCAAGGCCCAGAACGCGTGCGGTACCACCAGCCTCACCATGATCCTCCAGCACTTCGGAAAGAAGATCACCCGCGAGGAGGTCGACGCCAAGATCCGGGCCATGGACGGCCCGACGGATCCCGACGAGATCGTCTCCTTCGCCAGGAAGCAGGGCCTCAGCGCCGCCATGTACAACAAGGGCTCGGTCGATGAGCTCAAGCAGTTCCTCGACAAGGGCATCCCGCTGGAGGTCATGATCGACCCCGACGCGAACCCAAGCGACACCACGCTGCACTACGTGGTGGTGACGGGCTACGAGACCGACCCCAAGACGGGCAAGACCAATCTGCTCATCAACGACCCTGCGTGCCTCGAGCCCCAGCGCGTCAGCCAGGAGGAGTTCGAGAAGCAGTGGTCGAGCCTCAAGGTCAAGAACGTGGGGACCGGCCTCGACAACTTCTTCGTCGCGATCGCCCCGGGCGGCACCGAGCTGCCCCGCTCCCGCACCAAGGGTGCAGGCGTGGCCCTGACCGTCCTGGACGGGATCGCCGCGGGCGAGAAGGCCGGAGGCCTCGGCAAGAAGGTCGCCGAGGGCGCCAAGAGCGCCTGGAACACCGTCAAGGGCTGGTTCGGGGGCTAGTCCTTGACCGCACCCTCCAGCAGGCCGCGCACGAAGTACTTCTGACCGACGGCGAAGACGGCGATCGCGGGGAAAACCGCGATCGCCGTCGCCGCCATGAGCAGGCCCCAGTCGGTGGCTTCCTTCATGCTGCTGCGGAAGGCGGCGAGCCCCACCGGCAGGGTGCGCAGGTGCTCGGAGTGGGTGACGACCAGGGGCCAGAGGAAGGTGTTCCAGGAGGCCAGGAACTCGAAGATGGCGAGGGTCGCGATGGCCGGAAGGGCCGTCGGCAGGGCCACGCGCCAGTACATGTCCCATGGCGAGCAGCCGTCGATCCGCGCGGCGTCCTCAAGCTCGCTCGGCAGGTTCAGGAACCACTGCCGGAACAGGAAGATCCCGAAGGCCCCCGTCAGCCCCGGCAGGATGAGCGCCTGGTAGGTATCGACCCAGCCGAAGAAGGCCATCAAAGAGTAGAGCGGCACCAGGTTGATGTAGATCGGCACCATCATGGTGGCCAGCACCGCGAAGAAGAGGGCGTTCTGCCCCTCGAACCGCAGGCGCGCGAAGGCGAAGCCCGCCATGGAGCCCGTCACGACCTGCCCAACGACCGTCACCAGGGCCACCAGCAGGCTGTTGGCGAGGTAGCGCAGGATGGGCGTTTCCTTGAGGGCCTTGGCGTAGTTCGCAAGGGTGGCGGGCTTCGGCCAGAACTCGGGCGGGTAGGCCACGGTCTGGGCGTAGGTCATCAGCGAGGTGCCCACCATCAGCAGGAAGGGAGCGGCCATCAACAGGGCGCCCACGGCGAGGACCAGGGTCGCGAGGTGGCGTGGCTTCATCGATCCTCCTCCTGGTGGCTGAGGGCCTTGCGGCTCCACCACTGAACGGCGCCGAGCAGGACGAGGAAGGCGAAGAGGACGTAGGCGAGGGCCGAGGCCTTGCCGAGCTTGAAGTAGGTGAAGGCGTTCTGGAAGAGCCAGTACCCGAGAATCGTCGTCGAGCGATGCGGGCCGCCCTCGGTCATGAGGTAGACGGTGTCGAAGGTCTGGAACGCGCGGATGGTCGCCATCATGGTGACCATCACGAGGGTCGACCCGAGCAGCGGAAGGGTGACGAACCGGAAGCGCTGGATGGCCCCGGCCCCGTCGAGGCTCGCGGCCTCCAGTTGCTGGGAAGGGATGGCCTGCAGCCCCGCGAGCACCAGCAGCATGTCGTAGCCGAGGTTCTTCCAGACGCTGACCACCACGAGCGAGGGCAGGGCCCAGTGAGGGTCGCTGAGCCAGCGCACGGGCCCCAGGTTGACCAGCCCCAGCAGGGCGTTCAGCAGGCCGCTGCGCGGATCGAAGATCCAGCTCCAGAGGATGGCGCCCGCGACCATGGAGGTGACGACCGGCAGGAAGTAGGCCGTGCGGTAGAGGCCGAGTGCTCGGACCTTCTGGTTCAAGGCGATGGCGAGCCCCACGGCGAGCGCCACATCCAAGGCGACGTAGAGCAGGACGAAGGCCCCGGTCTGCGCGAGCACCCGCCAGAAGAGCGGGTCGCGCCCGAGGTCCGCGTAGTTGGCGAGCCCCACCCAGCGCGGGGCGCCCAGCATGTCCCACTGGGCGAAGCTGAGGGCGAACGAGCCGAGGGTGGGCAGGACCGTGAACAGCCCGATCCCCAGGAGCGCGGGCAAGAGGAGCCAGAAGGCCCAGCGCGATTCCGTGCGGCGCAAGGGGCTCATCATGGGCGGTCCTCTTGCAGGAGCGCATCGATGCGCGCGGAGATGGGGCGCAAGGTCGCTTCGAGTTCAGCCTCGCCGTTCCAGGCAGGCGGCAAGCCGTCGATCAGCTCGTACAGGATCTCGTCGTAGCTGGGGGGGGTGCGGGTGGGCCGCGCCGCGGCGATGACGTCCAGGAAGACCTTGCTCGAGGCGGGCGGACCCGAGCCCAGGAAGGCGCTCGAGTTCGCGACGTCCGGACGCGAGGGCACGATGAGGCCGCTCTCGGTGAAGGCGGCGATGCTCTTCTTGCTTGCGAGGTAGCGCACCAGGCGCCAGGCCTTCTCGGGTTGCTTGCTGCTCTTCGCGATGCTCCAGCCCGAGGCGTCCGCGTCCACCACCGAGCCCGTCTTCCCTCTCGGGAAGGGGGCCACGTCCCAGCCGAAGTCCAGCTTCTTGCGGAAGCCGGGCACCACCCAGCGGCCACCCACCATCATGGCGAGCTTGCCCTGCGCGAAGAGCTGGCTCATGCGGGCGTTTCCGACCTGGGCCTCGGTGGGGGCCACGTGATACTTCGTCCGCAGGTCGAGGTAGCGGTGGAGGGCGGCGAGGCTCTTGGGCTCGAGCAAGGTCGAGCGCCGCATGTCGGCGTCCATCACGTCAGCGCCGTCGCTCCAGAGGTAGGGCAGCCAGTAGAGGGGAAAGGGCGCGAACCCGATGCCGAACTGCTGGTCGCCCTTCGTGAGGCGCTGCGCCTTCTCGACCATTTCCTCGTAGGTCCAGCCCGCATTCGGGTAGGGGACGCGCGCGGCGTCGAAGAGGCGCTTGTTGTAGAAGATGACGAGGTTCGAGAGGTCGCGGGGGATGCCGTAGAGCTTGCCCTTCCACGACATGGCATCGAGCACCGGGCGGTAGAATTCGCTGCGCTTGAGCTGTTCGTCCTTGCGCAGGAACGCGTCCATGTCGCGCAGCACGCCCCGGTTGGCGAAGCCCGAGAGGGTCTGGCTCTCCATGAACAGCACGTCCGGCAGGGTCCCCGAGGCCGCCAGCAGCCGGATCTTGTGGGGGTACTCGTCGGGGATGTGGATCAGCTTGACCTTGACGTCGGGGTTCTCTCGCTCGAAGTCGGCCAGGAGCGGCTTGAGGGTCTCGATCTCCTCGATCGAGCCCCAGGTCGAGAAGGTGACGGCGTCCGTGGCCGGGCGAGCACAGGCGGCGGTCAACAGCGCCAAGAGCGCCAAGAGTCCCTTGAGACGCACCTTCACTCCTTTTGCGATGGTATGATGGCCGCGTGATCGAGCTTCAGTCCTATCGACCCGAGCAGGCCTCGGAACTACTGACCGTCTGGCATGCGGCCATGGGCGATCGCCATCCCATTATGCCCTCCCTCTGGACGGCTAACACCGAGGGCGATCCCGGCTTCGTGCCCGGGGACCTGATCGTGGCCACGCGCGAGCGCCAGGCGGTCGGCTTCGTCATGACCAAGCAGTGGCGCGGCGATTATCCCGGCTGCGATCGCTTCGCCTCGCGGGGGTATCTCGCCCTCATGGCCGTGCACCCCGCCCACCAGCGCCAGGGGATCGGCTCGGCCCTGCTGGAGGAAGCGATCGCGCTTCTGTGTTCGCAGGGGGCCGAGAAGGTCCTGCTCGAGGGAAGCTTCCACCACTTCATGCCGGGGATTCCCGCCTCGAGCCCGGAGGCGCTCGCCTTCTTCGAGCGGCGCGGCTTCTCGCCCTTCAAGGAGGTCTGGGACGTCCGGCGCCGCCTGGACGTCGGGGCTGCGCTGCCTTCGGTCGAAGTGACGCTGCGCGCCCAGCCGGACATCGTCATTCGCCCCTACGCGCCCGGTGAGGAAGCAGCACTCGTCGCCTTCCTCCAGGAGAGCTTCGCCGGCCGCTGGGCGCGAGACACCGACCTCCTGCTGCGCAGCGGCTCGGACGTTCGCCACGTCATGGGGGTGTTCATGGACGGCGTGCCGCAGGGCTTCGCCCAGCTTCACGTGCCGGGAAGTCCTGGGGCCCTGCGCTGGGCGGGCTTCGCTCCCGAGGTCGCGGCACTCGGCCCCATCGGGATGGGCAAGACCCTGAGGGGCCGTGGCCTGGGCCTCGCCCTTCTGGTGCGGGGCCTCGAGGAGCTTCGCGCGCAAGGGGCGCGCGAGACGGTCATCGACTGGACGGACTTGCTTGATTTCTACGGGCGGTGCGGCTTTACGCCGTGGCTGCGCTACACCCTCGCGCAACGGCCCCTGCCATGAGCCAGGCGCCTCTTCTCATCGACCCTGCGGTGCTCGTTCGGGTCGCGGCCGGCTATCCCGAACTCGGCACCTTCGTGGGGATCGTCCGCAACGGCCTGAGCGTCAACTCGGCGGCTTGCCTGTTCGAGACGACGCACGGCGTGTACTTCACCAAGTGTTACGACCCGCGCGAGCGCAGCGCCGAGGCGATTCTCGCCGAGCATGCCTTGATCATGCGCCTGGTGGCGAAGGGCTTCCCGACCCCGCGCCTGCTGGAAACCGCTCGGAGCACGACCCTTGCCTGGGACGAGGGACTGCCCTTCGCCCTCTTCGAGCGGGCCAGAGGAGAGGACCGGTACGCACAGGCCCCGGTCTTCACCCCCTGCGCCTCACCCGTCGAGACGCACGCCATGGGAGCGGCCCTGGCCGCTTTCCACCTGGCGCTCTCGGATTCCCCCTTGCTTGAGTCCAAGCCCTTCCGGGGCATCACCGCCCGCTACCGCCTCATGGCCGCGCCCTCGGTGCGCCACGGCCTCGCTGCCCTCTACGAGGAGGCGCCGGTCCTGGCGCCGTTCCTCGCCGCGCAACCCGAGTGGGAGGCCTGTCTCAGCTGGCTGGAAGAGTGGCACCGGCGCCTCAAGCCTCACCTCGCTCGCCTGCCGCGGGGGATCATCCACGGGGATTTCATCAAGCGCAACCTGTTCTGGCAGGACCGGGCGGTCAGCGACGTCATCGACTTCGATCTTTGGAACGTGGAGGCGTGGGTCTACGACCTGGCCCTCTCGCTCATCCCGGCGGGCTTCGCGTGGCCCGAGATCCTCGCCGGCCGTGCGCTCCCCGACGCCCATCACCTGCGGGCCTTCCTGGAAGGCTACCAGTCGGTCCGGCCCCTGGAGGCGTTCGAGCGTGCCACCTTGTCCTGGGTGGTCTCGACCGCGCGGGTCGAGTTCTACCTGAGCCTGGTCGCGCGGGGCCTGGACAGGCGCGACCGCGCCGAGGCCGAGCGCTTCTTTCGCCTCCTGGTCGATACGCTGGGGTGGTTCGCGGCGAACCCGCGCTGGCACGACGTACTCGCCTGAACCCTCCCCGCCGAGGGCACAAGGAACTCGATTTTATCCCCCCACCCCTAGCCCCGCCCCACCGGGGGGCGGGGAAAACAGTGACGGCCCCCCGGATACCGGGGGGCCGTCTTGCTGCGAAGGGCCTACTTCTGGGTGAGGGCCTTGAGGAAGTTCTTCCAGCCCTCGCTGGAGAAGGCGATGAGGGCGGGGTTGTCGTACTTGGCGTTGTAGGACTGGTTCGCGTTGGGGAAGTAGGCGACCAGGCCGGTGGCGTTGGGACGCGAGGCGCTGTGGACCTCGCTGGTGACGGTGGCGCCGACGGCGGTGAGCACGTCCTGGGCGGCGGCCTTCACCCCGGCCGAGACGTTGCTCGCCAGCAGCTGCTTGGCGAACGAGCCGATGTCGGCGCAGTCCTTGTTGTAGAAGCTCTGGGTGCCGGTGCGGGCCGCGGCGATGGTGGCCTTCTCGGCGGGCATGGCGCCGACGAGCGCGGCCGAGAGGTTGTTCATCGCGGGGACGAGCTTGCCGGTCAGCGCGTCGATGCTGGTGGCCGAGAGGGTGAGGTCCTCGCGGCCGCTGTAGCTGCCGGCGTAGGACTTGACCAGGACGTCGGCCATCTGGGCGGGGGCCGTGGTGCCGGTCACGTTCTTGAGCCAGCCCGCGTAGTCCCAGCCGGCGCCCGGCTCGAGCTCCTCGGAGGCGACCAGGTACTTGGCCGAGCCCTTCATCTGGTAGGCGATCTCGGCGTGGGCCATGAGGCAGGCGTCGAAGCCGACGACGTCGATGGGCTGGCCGGCGACCTTGGCGAAGGCCGGGGTCAGGTTGCTCAGGTCGTTGGTGTTGAGGTGGGTGCCGTTGTCATCCCAGCCGAAGCCCTTGGTGATGAAGTCGCCGCCGCGGAAGATGCCCGAGCCGTGGTCCCAGTAGCTCATCATGTAGTGCTCGGCGGGGTACTTGGCGATCGCCCACTCGCCGAACGCCTTGACCACGTTCACGTCGCCGGAGTTGATCTCCTTGTTGGCGGGGATGAAGGGCAGGTCGGTCATCGGGGTCGAGACGAAGGTGGTGTTCTTGCCGGCGGGGTCCTTCTTGACCTCGTAGACGGCCGAGTCGCCCTGCTTGTTGCCGTCGAAGAGGACGATCACGTTCACGTCGTCGGCGTTGATGCCGGCTTCCATCTCGTTCAGGTCCTGCAGGCCGAAGTTGTAGAGGTTGTTGTCGGCGGCCAGGTGAACCATGACGGTCCACTTCTTGGCGCCCTTGGGCAGCTTGCGCTTGGTGGCGACCTTCTGGTCGTTACCGGTGTTCATGCCGGGGAGCGAGAGGCCGCAACCGGCCAGCATCGAGGTTGCCGCAACAAGGGCCAACAGCTTCTTCATGGACGTGACGTTCTCCTATCAACAGGCGACGACGGAAATGACTTTCAACTGGGCTTTATGTTTGGTTAAAGTGACCTTAACCAACCCTGGTCATAAAGTACCGCATCCGCCGAAAAAAAACCAGTGGTTTCGGCGAATGTGATGAAAATTTTTTAAGCGATTTTTTTACGAGAGCTCGAAGAGGCCGCGCAGGCGCGACATGAGGCCCGATTCGCCGCCGCGTTCGGGCGCCCCGCCTTCTTCCGAGGTCGTGACGGGCCGCGAGAGGTCAGGCTCCTCGCCATCCTGGAGGATGCGGTCGTTGGTCTCGCGGCGCGCTTCCACGGTGCTTGCGATCTCGGCGGCGATCGTGGGGTTGGCCTTGAACAGGGTCTTGAAGGCGACCCGATCGATCTCGAGCAGCTCGGCGGACTCCTCGGCCACCACCGTCGCGCTGCGCGGCTGGCCGCTCAAGAGCGACATCTCGCCGAAGACCTGGCCGGGCTTGAGCATGGCGACCGGCTGGTCGCCGACCGACACCCGGGCGCTGCCCCGCATCACGATGAACATGCTGTCGCCGGGATCGCCCTCCCGGCAGATGGTCTTGCCGGGGACGAAGGTGCGGTTGCGGGTGAGGGCCGAGAGCAGCGCCAGCTCGTCGGCGGCGAGGGATTGAAGCAGCGGCACGGCCTTGAGGTACTCGAAGAAGCGGATCGACTCCTTGGCCTCGTAGAGCTGGTCCTTGGCCATCCGGTAGGTCTCGCCCTGCTTGGCGTCGCTCTGGATGGCCCGCACGAACCACTGGATCGACTCCTGGCCCTGGCCGGTGCGGCGCAGCATCTCGCCGATCAGGAAGGCGACGTGGGCCTCGCTGATCGCCGAGCTGGCGTGAAGGCCCTTGTCGAAAGCGGCCATGTAGGCCGCGATCGCCTCTTCCAGGTAGGCGCGCTCGCGCTTGCGATCGTTGCCGTAGCGGCAGGTCCACGCGAGGCGCAGCAGGATCCCCCCCCGGATCTCGCCGGGGGCGTTGCGCGCCTCGTAGCAGCGCAGGGCGAGCTGCATGCTGAGCATGGCGGCGAAGAGCGTGCGCTCTTCCTTGTTGAAGTCGTGCCGCTTGATCTCGGGGGCCCCCTCGAGGGTGGCCTTGACCGTGGGGCGCTCGCGCTCGGAGAGCTCGCGGAAGTGGTCCTTGAGCGCGGCGTAGCCGCACGCCGGGCAGACCCAGATGGCGTAGAAGAGGGGGTTCGGACCGTCGTAGTAGGGGCAGAAGTCCGCGTCGCGGCGCTTGAGGACCGAGGCCGAGCTCTTGGGGGTGTGGAGCTTGAACCCGTGATTGCAGACCGGGCATTTGAGGTCACGGGGGACCAAGGGCGAATGGCTCACGACGCGGTTCTCCCTGCTTGGGCTGTGGCTAGACTGGCTTCTTGAGCGCCGCCTTGGTCTTCTCGACCGAGCTGACGCCCTGGAGGCCTATGTCGTAGTTGTTCCCCGCGTTCCAAAGCAAGTAACCAATCCCCTTGGCGTCGTCGTTCGCCTTGATCTGGGTGGCCACGTACTCGGGCCCGTAGCCGCGGACCATGAACTTGAAGGCCTGGAGCCAGGGCCGGACCACGATGCCGGTGCCCGCGGTCTTCTTCATGGTGCGCTTGACGCCCTCGTTGACGAAGTAGTAGGGCTCGTTGGCGGGGGACTTGTGGCCGAGGAAGGGCGGGTAGAAGTGCGACGGGTAGACCATGGGGCTGATCACGTCGGCGTACTTGGCCAGGTCCTCGATGCGCTGGCCGGTGTGCTTCACG of Pantanalinema sp. contains these proteins:
- a CDS encoding C39 family peptidase → MSNKITEPSSGAAAASAAAARLRASSTGAGKDAAAAASKPPSSTDRLNQTVKRKQLDVPLLYQYTGKAQNACGTTSLTMILQHFGKKITREEVDAKIRAMDGPTDPDEIVSFARKQGLSAAMYNKGSVDELKQFLDKGIPLEVMIDPDANPSDTTLHYVVVTGYETDPKTGKTNLLINDPACLEPQRVSQEEFEKQWSSLKVKNVGTGLDNFFVAIAPGGTELPRSRTKGAGVALTVLDGIAAGEKAGGLGKKVAEGAKSAWNTVKGWFGG
- a CDS encoding carbohydrate ABC transporter permease; its protein translation is MKPRHLATLVLAVGALLMAAPFLLMVGTSLMTYAQTVAYPPEFWPKPATLANYAKALKETPILRYLANSLLVALVTVVGQVVTGSMAGFAFARLRFEGQNALFFAVLATMMVPIYINLVPLYSLMAFFGWVDTYQALILPGLTGAFGIFLFRQWFLNLPSELEDAARIDGCSPWDMYWRVALPTALPAIATLAIFEFLASWNTFLWPLVVTHSEHLRTLPVGLAAFRSSMKEATDWGLLMAATAIAVFPAIAVFAVGQKYFVRGLLEGAVKD
- a CDS encoding sugar ABC transporter permease; translated protein: MMSPLRRTESRWAFWLLLPALLGIGLFTVLPTLGSFALSFAQWDMLGAPRWVGLANYADLGRDPLFWRVLAQTGAFVLLYVALDVALAVGLAIALNQKVRALGLYRTAYFLPVVTSMVAGAILWSWIFDPRSGLLNALLGLVNLGPVRWLSDPHWALPSLVVVSVWKNLGYDMLLVLAGLQAIPSQQLEAASLDGAGAIQRFRFVTLPLLGSTLVMVTMMATIRAFQTFDTVYLMTEGGPHRSTTILGYWLFQNAFTYFKLGKASALAYVLFAFLVLLGAVQWWSRKALSHQEEDR
- a CDS encoding sugar ABC transporter substrate-binding protein, translated to MRLKGLLALLALLTAACARPATDAVTFSTWGSIEEIETLKPLLADFERENPDVKVKLIHIPDEYPHKIRLLAASGTLPDVLFMESQTLSGFANRGVLRDMDAFLRKDEQLKRSEFYRPVLDAMSWKGKLYGIPRDLSNLVIFYNKRLFDAARVPYPNAGWTYEEMVEKAQRLTKGDQQFGIGFAPFPLYWLPYLWSDGADVMDADMRRSTLLEPKSLAALHRYLDLRTKYHVAPTEAQVGNARMSQLFAQGKLAMMVGGRWVVPGFRKKLDFGWDVAPFPRGKTGSVVDADASGWSIAKSSKQPEKAWRLVRYLASKKSIAAFTESGLIVPSRPDVANSSAFLGSGPPASSKVFLDVIAAARPTRTPPSYDEILYELIDGLPPAWNGEAELEATLRPISARIDALLQEDRP
- a CDS encoding GNAT family N-acetyltransferase — protein: MIELQSYRPEQASELLTVWHAAMGDRHPIMPSLWTANTEGDPGFVPGDLIVATRERQAVGFVMTKQWRGDYPGCDRFASRGYLALMAVHPAHQRQGIGSALLEEAIALLCSQGAEKVLLEGSFHHFMPGIPASSPEALAFFERRGFSPFKEVWDVRRRLDVGAALPSVEVTLRAQPDIVIRPYAPGEEAALVAFLQESFAGRWARDTDLLLRSGSDVRHVMGVFMDGVPQGFAQLHVPGSPGALRWAGFAPEVAALGPIGMGKTLRGRGLGLALLVRGLEELRAQGARETVIDWTDLLDFYGRCGFTPWLRYTLAQRPLP
- a CDS encoding phosphotransferase, which gives rise to MSQAPLLIDPAVLVRVAAGYPELGTFVGIVRNGLSVNSAACLFETTHGVYFTKCYDPRERSAEAILAEHALIMRLVAKGFPTPRLLETARSTTLAWDEGLPFALFERARGEDRYAQAPVFTPCASPVETHAMGAALAAFHLALSDSPLLESKPFRGITARYRLMAAPSVRHGLAALYEEAPVLAPFLAAQPEWEACLSWLEEWHRRLKPHLARLPRGIIHGDFIKRNLFWQDRAVSDVIDFDLWNVEAWVYDLALSLIPAGFAWPEILAGRALPDAHHLRAFLEGYQSVRPLEAFERATLSWVVSTARVEFYLSLVARGLDRRDRAEAERFFRLLVDTLGWFAANPRWHDVLA
- a CDS encoding clostripain-related cysteine peptidase, giving the protein MKKLLALVAATSMLAGCGLSLPGMNTGNDQKVATKRKLPKGAKKWTVMVHLAADNNLYNFGLQDLNEMEAGINADDVNVIVLFDGNKQGDSAVYEVKKDPAGKNTTFVSTPMTDLPFIPANKEINSGDVNVVKAFGEWAIAKYPAEHYMMSYWDHGSGIFRGGDFITKGFGWDDNGTHLNTNDLSNLTPAFAKVAGQPIDVVGFDACLMAHAEIAYQMKGSAKYLVASEELEPGAGWDYAGWLKNVTGTTAPAQMADVLVKSYAGSYSGREDLTLSATSIDALTGKLVPAMNNLSAALVGAMPAEKATIAAARTGTQSFYNKDCADIGSFAKQLLASNVSAGVKAAAQDVLTAVGATVTSEVHSASRPNATGLVAYFPNANQSYNAKYDNPALIAFSSEGWKNFLKALTQK
- a CDS encoding DUF2225 domain-containing protein; this encodes MSHSPLVPRDLKCPVCNHGFKLHTPKSSASVLKRRDADFCPYYDGPNPLFYAIWVCPACGYAALKDHFRELSERERPTVKATLEGAPEIKRHDFNKEERTLFAAMLSMQLALRCYEARNAPGEIRGGILLRLAWTCRYGNDRKRERAYLEEAIAAYMAAFDKGLHASSAISEAHVAFLIGEMLRRTGQGQESIQWFVRAIQSDAKQGETYRMAKDQLYEAKESIRFFEYLKAVPLLQSLAADELALLSALTRNRTFVPGKTICREGDPGDSMFIVMRGSARVSVGDQPVAMLKPGQVFGEMSLLSGQPRSATVVAEESAELLEIDRVAFKTLFKANPTIAAEIASTVEARRETNDRILQDGEEPDLSRPVTTSEEGGAPERGGESGLMSRLRGLFELS